From the Leptolyngbya sp. O-77 genome, one window contains:
- a CDS encoding HD family phosphohydrolase, giving the protein MKLFRGSSKQFEAGRQRHRSEPGTLRPGRQSGTLPTRFSNEHANRLWLQVSQAARLGQDWLCPPARRRKSSFSSTCAYPRAYALLAVLTLTSVIGYRFYNEPQLAVGTVAPQTLRAAENATVLDSKSTEEKRMAARLGALPVLMIDSVVNQRVYQNIQRLLDEGDALRQMAGPFPYVSTGTLSTATQSHLRQTSKAEWESMIAAVESTASRLPLPSTPSTSGGREPSSRSAQQLAILELQNQRRSMSEEDFSALKRVIVRARQNYAIARAELSTPTEGISRLYSPAVLQLSDTEWLDTKVKIRRALERILTQGVPPGLPNGILKDAIRIQMGTDLPANTLPLASTLLISAIEPNLIQDPAQTRLQAEQAAQAVEPVMVTIRRGEVIVEQGDVITQEDFVLLDHFGLSQRGINWFGLTSFAALVSGGVAAFLLLERRFHPGFRRRDYVLVMLLVLSTPVLLALGASTTTLPAVGLLVSTFYGSPLGATVAAFLSLALPLGMNVGSRHLFASSVSSLLGAVMAGRLRSREEIALLGGAIGLTQGLVYLLLSLIVSGGSGIVWYTILMASVTQGLLGVAWSIVALGISPYLEQAFDLVTPIRLVELSNPNRPLLKRLAEEAPGTFQHTLFVSTLAEAAARELGCNVELVRAGTLYHDIGKMHDPLGFIENQMGGPNKHDSIDDPWVSASIIKKHVTEGEAMARRYRLPRAIRAFIPEHQGTMLVGYFFHEAQQRVKADPSLTLREADFRYDGPIPQSRETGIVMLADSCEAALRSLKDATPKDALAMVNRILYARWQDNQLVDSGLERSEMPRIAEVFVQVWQQFNHQRIAYPKAIATPKAPAAEVK; this is encoded by the coding sequence ATGAAACTGTTCCGAGGATCTTCCAAACAGTTTGAAGCGGGGCGGCAAAGACATCGCTCTGAACCAGGCACTCTGCGCCCTGGTAGGCAATCTGGTACCCTGCCGACTCGCTTTTCTAACGAACATGCCAATCGTCTGTGGCTCCAGGTTTCCCAGGCGGCTCGCTTGGGACAAGACTGGCTCTGTCCCCCGGCTCGTCGTCGCAAGTCGTCCTTTTCTTCGACCTGTGCATACCCCCGGGCCTACGCGCTACTGGCAGTGCTGACGCTGACGAGCGTGATTGGCTATCGGTTTTATAACGAGCCTCAGCTTGCCGTTGGCACCGTTGCTCCCCAAACACTGCGGGCCGCAGAGAATGCGACGGTGCTAGATAGCAAGTCAACCGAAGAAAAGCGGATGGCTGCCCGCCTGGGTGCGCTGCCCGTGCTGATGATCGATTCAGTGGTCAACCAGCGCGTTTATCAAAACATTCAGCGCCTCTTGGATGAAGGAGACGCACTGCGCCAGATGGCTGGCCCCTTTCCTTACGTTTCTACAGGCACTCTGTCTACTGCAACGCAATCCCACCTGCGGCAAACCTCAAAGGCAGAGTGGGAATCGATGATTGCAGCGGTCGAATCGACCGCCAGCCGCCTGCCATTGCCCTCGACTCCCTCCACCTCAGGCGGGCGAGAGCCATCGTCGCGGTCGGCTCAGCAGCTCGCCATTCTGGAACTGCAAAATCAGCGACGCTCCATGTCAGAAGAAGACTTTTCGGCGCTGAAGCGAGTCATCGTGCGGGCCCGCCAAAACTATGCGATCGCCCGTGCGGAGCTATCTACCCCCACAGAAGGCATAAGCCGCCTCTACTCGCCCGCCGTGCTGCAACTGTCCGATACCGAATGGCTAGACACTAAAGTCAAAATCCGCCGCGCCTTGGAGCGAATTCTCACGCAGGGAGTGCCACCAGGGCTGCCCAACGGCATCTTGAAAGATGCCATTCGCATTCAGATGGGAACCGACCTACCCGCCAACACGTTGCCCCTGGCCAGCACCCTGCTGATTTCTGCCATCGAGCCAAACTTGATCCAAGACCCAGCCCAAACTCGGCTCCAGGCAGAGCAGGCTGCCCAGGCAGTTGAGCCAGTTATGGTGACCATTCGACGGGGTGAAGTCATTGTCGAGCAGGGAGATGTCATTACCCAGGAAGACTTTGTGCTGCTCGACCACTTTGGGCTGAGCCAGCGCGGGATCAACTGGTTTGGGCTGACCAGCTTTGCGGCCCTAGTGAGCGGCGGCGTGGCGGCATTTCTCCTGCTGGAAAGACGCTTTCACCCCGGTTTTCGACGGCGCGACTATGTGCTGGTGATGCTGCTGGTGCTGAGTACCCCGGTGCTGCTAGCGCTGGGCGCATCGACCACGACGCTACCCGCTGTGGGGCTATTGGTCAGCACGTTTTACGGATCGCCACTGGGCGCGACGGTTGCAGCATTTCTCAGCTTGGCCCTGCCGCTGGGGATGAATGTCGGCAGTCGCCACCTGTTTGCCAGTTCCGTCAGCAGCCTGCTGGGGGCGGTGATGGCGGGCCGACTGCGATCGCGCGAAGAGATCGCCCTGCTGGGCGGAGCCATCGGGCTGACGCAAGGGCTGGTCTACCTGCTGCTGAGCCTGATTGTCAGCGGCGGCAGCGGCATTGTCTGGTACACCATCCTCATGGCCTCGGTGACGCAGGGCTTGCTGGGCGTTGCCTGGAGCATCGTCGCGCTAGGCATCAGTCCCTACCTGGAGCAAGCCTTTGACCTAGTGACCCCGATTCGGCTAGTGGAACTGTCGAACCCCAACCGGCCCCTGCTCAAGCGGCTGGCCGAGGAGGCCCCTGGCACCTTTCAGCACACGCTGTTTGTGTCTACGCTGGCGGAGGCAGCCGCCCGCGAGCTGGGCTGCAATGTGGAGCTGGTGCGGGCAGGGACCCTCTACCACGACATTGGCAAGATGCACGACCCGCTGGGCTTTATCGAAAACCAGATGGGCGGCCCCAACAAGCACGACAGCATTGACGACCCCTGGGTGAGCGCCAGCATTATTAAAAAGCACGTCACCGAAGGCGAGGCCATGGCCCGCCGCTATCGCCTGCCTCGCGCCATCCGCGCCTTTATTCCTGAACACCAGGGCACGATGCTGGTCGGCTACTTTTTCCACGAAGCCCAGCAGCGCGTCAAAGCCGACCCATCGCTCACCCTGCGTGAGGCAGATTTTCGCTACGATGGGCCGATTCCCCAATCTCGCGAGACGGGCATTGTCATGCTGGCCGATTCCTGCGAAGCCGCGCTGCGATCGCTCAAAGATGCCACACCCAAAGACGCGCTGGCGATGGTCAACCGCATCCTCTATGCCCGCTGGCAAGACAATCAGTTGGTCGATTCGGGCCTAGAGCGATCGGAAATGCCTCGGATTGCCGAAGTCTTCGTGCAGGTGTGGCAACAGTTTAACCACCAGCGGATTGCCTACCCGAAGGCGATCGCCACCCCCAAGGCCCCGGCCGCAGAGGTAAAATAA
- the dacB gene encoding D-alanyl-D-alanine carboxypeptidase/D-alanyl-D-alanine-endopeptidase, which produces MSIGWQGGWQGWHRSQKAPIVFAALLALLGSGNPSTAIAQSQVPNPGPNQNPKSKIQNPQIAQSPGSFCAADLPGQLDALLNAEPVPRSRWGVLVRSLDTGDTLYAREADQFFIPASNAKIFTTAATLTALGPAFRIRTSIYRDASDRETAETGQVRLRLVGRGDPTLTTAQLDTLTTQLKAQGITRIDHLTVDASYFQGDEVNPNWDWEDAQAGYGAPVSSVMVDGNAIALQLVPQAQGQPLRVVWRDPADGAGWAIDNRSRTVAASEAEFTAVRRAFDRLLLRVGGQLRVGSAAELEIVPVTDPTRHFINRLRRSLRSQGIALGPVAITTTPTRLTEPEIASIASAPLSELLKPTNANSENLYAEAMLRILGAEQLPDQSANSLSAGIMALKATLTQLGVSADSYAPVDGSGLARKNLASPESLVETLRAIAHTPNARVFRDSLAVAGSSGTLQSRFRNTPVQGRFWGKTGAISGIAALSGYLEPLQHPPLVISILVNHFDQPVRTVRPTIDDLVLRMAQVQACE; this is translated from the coding sequence TTGAGCATCGGCTGGCAGGGCGGGTGGCAGGGCTGGCACCGCAGCCAGAAAGCCCCGATTGTCTTCGCCGCGCTCTTGGCGCTGTTGGGCAGTGGGAACCCTTCCACGGCAATCGCCCAAAGCCAAGTTCCTAACCCAGGCCCCAACCAAAATCCAAAATCCAAAATCCAAAATCCCCAAATTGCCCAATCTCCCGGCAGTTTCTGCGCGGCAGATTTGCCAGGGCAACTGGACGCGCTACTGAATGCAGAGCCTGTGCCGCGATCGCGCTGGGGCGTATTGGTGCGATCGCTCGACACGGGCGACACGCTCTATGCCCGCGAAGCAGACCAGTTTTTCATTCCCGCTTCCAATGCCAAAATCTTCACCACAGCAGCCACGCTGACGGCCCTCGGCCCCGCCTTTCGCATTCGCACCTCTATCTACCGAGACGCAAGCGATCGTGAGACAGCAGAGACAGGGCAAGTTCGGCTGCGGCTGGTGGGGCGCGGCGACCCTACGCTCACCACTGCCCAACTTGATACGCTGACCACACAACTCAAGGCACAGGGCATCACCCGCATCGATCACCTGACGGTCGATGCCTCCTACTTCCAAGGCGACGAGGTGAACCCCAACTGGGACTGGGAAGATGCCCAGGCGGGCTACGGCGCACCCGTCAGCAGTGTGATGGTGGATGGCAATGCGATCGCCCTCCAGTTGGTTCCCCAGGCGCAGGGGCAGCCCCTCCGTGTCGTGTGGCGCGACCCGGCCGATGGTGCGGGTTGGGCCATCGACAATCGCTCTCGCACCGTCGCCGCCAGCGAAGCCGAATTTACAGCCGTCCGCCGCGCCTTTGACCGACTGCTGCTGCGGGTGGGCGGTCAGTTGCGGGTCGGCAGCGCCGCAGAACTGGAAATCGTCCCCGTCACCGACCCGACTCGCCATTTCATCAACCGACTGCGGCGATCGCTCCGTAGCCAGGGCATTGCGCTCGGCCCTGTGGCGATCACCACCACACCCACTCGCCTCACGGAACCCGAAATCGCCAGCATCGCCTCTGCACCACTGTCGGAATTGCTCAAACCCACCAACGCCAACAGCGAAAACCTCTACGCCGAGGCAATGCTGAGAATTCTCGGCGCAGAGCAATTGCCCGACCAGTCCGCCAATAGCCTCTCTGCCGGAATCATGGCTCTCAAGGCGACGCTGACCCAACTGGGCGTATCCGCCGACAGCTACGCTCCTGTTGATGGTTCTGGGCTGGCTCGCAAAAACCTGGCTAGCCCAGAATCGCTGGTGGAAACCCTGAGGGCGATCGCCCACACACCCAACGCCCGCGTGTTTCGCGACTCTCTGGCCGTGGCTGGCAGCAGCGGCACCTTGCAGAGCCGCTTCCGCAATACGCCCGTCCAGGGAAGGTTCTGGGGCAAGACAGGAGCCATCAGCGGCATCGCCGCGCTATCGGGCTATCTGGAGCCACTCCAGCATCCACCCCTAGTGATTAGCATTCTGGTCAACCATTTTGACCAGCCTGTGCGAACCGTCCGCCCAACGATAGACGATTTGGTGCTGCGGATGGCTCAGGTGCAAGCCTGCGAGTGA
- the psaK gene encoding photosystem I reaction center subunit PsaK yields MFISPLLAAVPTTLEWGPKTAIVMILCNILAIAIGKFTIQQPSVGPELPSSNMFGGMGLGALLGTTSLGHILGAGVILGLASMGAL; encoded by the coding sequence TTGTTCATTTCCCCGTTACTTGCTGCCGTGCCCACCACCCTGGAATGGGGCCCCAAAACGGCAATTGTCATGATCCTGTGCAACATTCTGGCGATCGCCATTGGCAAATTCACAATTCAACAGCCCAGCGTTGGGCCGGAGTTGCCCTCCTCTAACATGTTTGGCGGCATGGGACTGGGAGCGCTGCTGGGAACGACCTCTCTCGGTCACATCCTTGGCGCGGGAGTGATTTTGGGACTAGCCAGCATGGGCGCACTATAG
- a CDS encoding phosphoribosyltransferase: protein MSNRLPLRDRQDAGQQLAPLVAAEVSLLRFRYPDAQPLVYALPRGGIPVAAPIAQSLRCPLDVMVAKKVTRPDNPELAIGAVTADGQVMRSRHAGMMETRTLLWRSAVQTAQASARIQQDLFSGGMKPNDPRGAIAILVDDGIATGLTMAAAARALQAKHPAAVLICAPVAPSRVVPFLKHWGDRIVLLAAPRSFLSVSRFYVEFPQVETEEALDILKRHNQTLQESGLR from the coding sequence ATGTCCAACCGACTGCCGCTACGCGATCGCCAGGATGCCGGACAACAGCTTGCACCGCTGGTGGCTGCCGAGGTGAGCCTGCTGCGGTTTCGCTATCCCGATGCTCAACCGCTGGTCTACGCGCTGCCTAGGGGTGGCATTCCGGTGGCAGCGCCGATTGCCCAGAGCTTGCGCTGTCCGCTGGACGTGATGGTAGCCAAAAAGGTGACGCGCCCCGACAATCCAGAGTTGGCGATTGGGGCGGTGACGGCCGACGGCCAGGTGATGCGATCGCGCCATGCCGGGATGATGGAAACGCGAACATTGCTATGGCGGAGCGCAGTGCAAACCGCACAGGCGAGCGCTCGTATCCAGCAAGACTTGTTTTCGGGAGGCATGAAGCCGAATGATCCCCGTGGGGCGATCGCCATTCTGGTCGATGACGGCATTGCCACTGGGCTGACGATGGCCGCCGCTGCTCGTGCCCTGCAAGCCAAGCATCCGGCAGCAGTGCTAATCTGTGCGCCCGTTGCGCCCTCGCGGGTTGTGCCGTTTCTCAAGCATTGGGGCGACCGCATCGTCCTGTTGGCGGCTCCGCGCTCTTTTCTCAGCGTCAGCCGCTTCTATGTCGAGTTTCCCCAGGTCGAAACCGAAGAAGCCCTAGACATTCTCAAGCGCCACAATCAAACGCTCCAGGAGTCAGGGCTTCGTTAA
- a CDS encoding DUF2555 domain-containing protein, with protein MRTLDFCEQDVAKMTEGEVENLAKRLEQDDYANVFEGLRDWHLLRAIAFQRPELAEPYYYLLDMEAYDES; from the coding sequence ATGCGTACACTAGATTTTTGCGAGCAAGATGTCGCCAAAATGACCGAGGGCGAGGTAGAAAACCTGGCGAAGCGGCTCGAACAAGACGACTATGCAAACGTCTTTGAAGGGCTGCGCGACTGGCACCTGCTGAGGGCGATCGCCTTCCAGCGCCCCGAACTGGCAGAACCCTACTACTACCTGCTAGACATGGAAGCCTACGACGAGTCCTGA
- a CDS encoding alpha/beta hydrolase, which yields MSLRAISIPPRSGKPPEALLVMLHGWGANAQDVASLALMLDLPTMQLLFPDAPFPYPYGPTGCVWYDLPDGYSFESDPEFVNQPKLRESAVRLTEWLRSLVSITGVPLEKTLLAGFSQGGAMALEVGLSLPLAGLLVLSGYLHGPPQLGIALPPPVLMVHGQQDLVVPIGAARRSRDVLQSAGLSVRYHELSTGHEITPEVLKLAQNFTEEIRLSASRSE from the coding sequence GTGTCTCTGAGAGCGATTTCCATCCCGCCCCGCAGCGGCAAACCGCCGGAAGCGCTGCTGGTCATGCTGCATGGCTGGGGAGCCAATGCCCAGGATGTGGCTTCGCTGGCGCTGATGCTGGATTTGCCGACGATGCAACTGCTATTTCCTGATGCGCCGTTTCCCTATCCCTACGGGCCCACAGGTTGCGTTTGGTACGACTTGCCCGATGGCTATTCCTTCGAGAGCGATCCAGAATTCGTGAATCAACCCAAGCTGCGGGAGAGCGCTGTCCGACTAACAGAATGGCTGCGATCGCTCGTTTCGATCACGGGTGTGCCGCTAGAAAAAACGCTGCTGGCAGGCTTTTCGCAGGGCGGCGCGATGGCTTTGGAGGTCGGTCTGAGTCTGCCGCTGGCGGGGCTGCTGGTGCTGAGCGGCTATTTGCACGGGCCACCCCAACTGGGGATCGCGCTGCCCCCACCCGTGCTGATGGTGCATGGTCAGCAAGATTTGGTGGTGCCGATTGGTGCGGCCCGGCGATCGCGCGATGTCCTGCAATCAGCGGGGCTATCGGTGCGGTATCACGAGCTATCAACGGGTCACGAAATTACCCCAGAGGTGCTGAAATTGGCGCAAAACTTTACAGAAGAAATACGGTTGTCAGCGAGCCGGAGCGAATAG
- the purH gene encoding bifunctional phosphoribosylaminoimidazolecarboxamide formyltransferase/IMP cyclohydrolase, whose product MTRLALLSVSDKTGLVAFARQLVETFNFSIISSGGTAEALKAAGIPVTKVSDYTGSPEILGGRVKTLHPRIHGGILARRDIPQDLTDLEANQIQPIDLVVVNLYPFEQTIAQPGVSLADAVEQIDIGGPAMLRASAKNFAHVTVLCNPAQYDEYLTELRQGDGQVSFEFRRACALAGFSHTAKYDAAIATYLAAQSATREPIAAESTSEHPASIALTGRLLQPLRYGENPHQPAAWYQTGESPRGWAAATQIQGKELSYNNLVDLEAARQIVAEFDDAPGAPAAAVIIKHTNPCGVALGNTLLEAYTKAYAADSTSAFGGIVALNQPIDGETAAALTQTFLECVVAPGCDAAAAEILAAKSKVRVLTLPDLHTGPAQTVRAIAGGLLLQASDDLPIDISQWKVATEKAPTDDQWAELRFAWAVCKHVKSNAIVVTNHRTTLGIGAGQMNRVGSVKLALEQAGDRARGAILASDGFFPFDDSVRQAAAAGIVAIAQPGGSLRDAESIQAANELGLAMIFTGVRHFLH is encoded by the coding sequence ATGACCCGTTTAGCTCTTCTGAGCGTTTCTGACAAAACCGGACTGGTGGCGTTTGCCCGCCAGCTTGTAGAAACGTTCAATTTTTCGATTATCAGTAGCGGTGGCACTGCCGAAGCGCTGAAGGCGGCAGGCATCCCAGTTACCAAAGTTTCTGACTACACGGGTTCCCCCGAAATCCTGGGTGGGCGCGTAAAGACATTGCATCCCCGCATTCACGGCGGCATTCTGGCCCGACGGGACATTCCCCAAGACCTGACCGATCTAGAGGCAAACCAGATTCAGCCGATTGACCTGGTGGTGGTGAATCTCTATCCCTTTGAGCAGACCATTGCCCAACCGGGTGTGTCGCTGGCAGACGCGGTGGAGCAGATCGATATCGGCGGCCCGGCAATGCTGCGGGCTTCGGCTAAAAACTTTGCCCATGTCACCGTGCTGTGCAATCCGGCGCAGTATGACGAATATCTGACGGAATTGCGGCAGGGGGATGGTCAGGTGTCGTTTGAGTTTCGCCGAGCCTGCGCCTTGGCAGGATTTTCGCACACGGCGAAGTATGACGCGGCGATCGCCACCTACCTGGCCGCGCAATCGGCAACCCGCGAACCCATTGCCGCAGAATCGACCAGCGAGCATCCAGCTTCGATTGCCCTTACGGGTCGCCTGCTGCAACCCCTGCGCTATGGCGAAAACCCCCATCAGCCTGCCGCCTGGTATCAAACTGGGGAATCGCCTAGGGGCTGGGCAGCAGCAACCCAGATCCAGGGCAAGGAGTTGAGCTATAACAACTTGGTCGATCTGGAGGCGGCGCGGCAGATTGTGGCGGAGTTTGACGATGCGCCTGGTGCGCCTGCCGCTGCTGTGATTATCAAACACACCAATCCCTGCGGCGTGGCGCTAGGCAATACCCTGCTGGAGGCGTATACCAAAGCCTATGCGGCCGACTCGACCTCGGCCTTTGGCGGCATTGTGGCGCTGAATCAACCCATCGATGGGGAGACGGCGGCAGCATTGACCCAGACCTTTTTGGAATGCGTCGTTGCGCCGGGGTGTGATGCGGCAGCGGCAGAAATCCTGGCGGCAAAGTCCAAGGTGCGGGTGCTGACGCTGCCCGACCTGCACACGGGCCCAGCGCAGACGGTGAGGGCGATCGCCGGAGGGCTGCTGCTCCAGGCATCCGACGACCTCCCCATCGACATCAGCCAGTGGAAAGTCGCCACCGAAAAAGCGCCGACCGACGACCAGTGGGCAGAACTGCGCTTTGCCTGGGCGGTCTGCAAGCACGTCAAATCCAACGCCATTGTGGTCACAAACCACCGCACCACGCTGGGCATTGGCGCAGGACAGATGAACCGGGTCGGCTCTGTGAAGCTGGCGCTGGAGCAGGCGGGCGATCGCGCTAGGGGCGCAATTTTAGCCAGTGACGGCTTTTTCCCGTTTGACGATTCGGTGCGGCAGGCGGCGGCAGCGGGGATCGTGGCGATCGCCCAACCTGGCGGCAGTCTGCGCGATGCCGAGTCGATTCAGGCCGCAAACGAGCTGGGATTGGCTATGATTTTCACGGGCGTTCGCCATTTCTTGCATTAG
- a CDS encoding DUF4079 domain-containing protein gives MSPELLQSLKVYSQFVHPILMWILFGLTIYAMYLGVQLRRTRSAEGEVKKALLKGRFNIRHHQIGSILLATMVLGTLGGMAATYINSGKLFVNPHLLVGLGMTGIIATSAALTPFMQKGNDAARYAHITLNVILLVLFGWQAITGMQIVQNVVNRMTGNA, from the coding sequence ATGAGTCCTGAGCTTTTGCAGTCGCTCAAGGTTTACAGCCAGTTTGTTCACCCGATCCTAATGTGGATTTTGTTTGGGCTAACGATCTACGCCATGTATCTGGGCGTTCAGCTTCGGCGCACGCGCTCCGCCGAGGGCGAGGTCAAAAAAGCATTGCTCAAAGGGCGTTTCAATATCCGCCATCACCAGATTGGCTCGATCTTGCTGGCAACGATGGTGCTGGGCACGCTGGGCGGCATGGCTGCCACCTATATCAACAGCGGCAAGCTGTTTGTCAATCCCCACCTGCTGGTGGGCTTGGGCATGACGGGCATAATTGCCACCTCTGCTGCACTGACCCCGTTTATGCAGAAGGGCAACGATGCGGCCCGCTATGCCCACATCACGCTGAACGTGATCCTGCTGGTTCTGTTTGGCTGGCAGGCTATCACCGGGATGCAGATTGTGCAAAACGTCGTGAACCGCATGACGGGTAACGCCTGA
- the psb27 gene encoding photosystem II protein Psb27 yields the protein MKTFLTRLFALVLVCVIGLTGCSSASGNLSGNYRQDTLALIGSLRNALELPDGTPEKAAAQSEARQLINDFSARYRRDNSLLKLGSFTTMRTALNSLAGHYSSYPNRPVPAKLKERLELEFKQVESALKREA from the coding sequence ATGAAGACTTTTCTAACTCGTCTGTTTGCCCTGGTGCTGGTGTGTGTCATTGGATTGACGGGCTGCTCCAGTGCGTCGGGAAATCTCAGCGGCAACTATCGGCAAGATACGCTGGCGCTGATCGGTAGCCTGCGGAATGCATTGGAACTGCCTGATGGCACGCCTGAAAAGGCCGCCGCCCAATCCGAAGCCCGCCAGCTAATTAACGACTTCTCAGCCCGATATCGTCGAGACAACTCGCTGCTCAAGCTGGGTTCCTTTACCACCATGCGAACGGCACTGAATTCTCTGGCGGGGCACTATAGCTCCTATCCAAATCGTCCTGTGCCTGCCAAACTGAAGGAGCGTTTGGAGCTTGAATTCAAGCAGGTCGAGTCTGCACTGAAGCGCGAAGCATAG
- a CDS encoding Uma2 family endonuclease: MSLTAQQLAALMPDATQLESDEPEMESSLHYAQLALLVACLEWLWRDRSDFFIGANLTIYFSREQLKNKEFRGPDFFLVKNTEKRPRKSWVVWEEGGRYPDLIIELLSDSTAQIDRNLKKELYQNRFRTPEYFWFSPETLEFSGYRLVNQQYESITETDSGWLWSHTLGLYLGIQAGMLRYFTETGNLVLSPQESAQRLTEQLRALGVEPDI, from the coding sequence ATGTCACTCACTGCTCAACAGTTAGCTGCTTTGATGCCTGATGCCACTCAATTAGAAAGTGACGAGCCAGAGATGGAGAGTTCACTACACTATGCCCAACTAGCCCTGCTGGTTGCTTGTTTAGAGTGGCTTTGGCGCGATCGCTCTGATTTTTTTATTGGGGCAAACTTGACAATTTATTTCAGCCGGGAGCAGCTCAAAAACAAAGAGTTTCGCGGCCCCGATTTCTTTTTAGTGAAAAACACCGAAAAGCGCCCGCGAAAATCTTGGGTTGTCTGGGAGGAAGGCGGCAGGTACCCGGATTTGATTATCGAACTCTTATCGGACTCAACAGCCCAAATCGATCGAAATTTAAAGAAGGAACTCTATCAAAACCGATTTCGCACACCAGAGTATTTCTGGTTTTCTCCTGAGACTTTGGAATTTTCAGGCTATCGCTTAGTTAACCAGCAGTATGAATCGATTACTGAAACTGATTCGGGCTGGCTGTGGAGTCATACCTTAGGACTCTATTTAGGTATTCAAGCTGGGATGCTGCGCTATTTTACAGAAACAGGTAACCTGGTGCTGTCTCCACAAGAATCGGCACAACGATTGACAGAGCAGCTAAGAGCGTTGGGTGTTGAACCGGACATATAA
- a CDS encoding adenosine deaminase, with the protein MTLYAELHRHLGGSVVPRILWRYFQRNQADLAGRFADYAEFEDFYTRPRNTLAEYLELHTLVESVQTEDTLPYFIYRLMRGAYVFENLAYLELRYTPYLRTPEHLSQGDRISLMSQIVEVVGRASQIVEYPIVTSQILCMHSRLPYEVNRAIVDLAAARRDVVCGVDLAGGDGLYGDRLDEFIRLYDYARSLGLNTTGHLYETEEGCYPELLPYLMRIGHGIQIPLKHPELLPQVAAQDQCLEVCPTTYLKTGTLQDLHQLKVVFDRCFEAGVDIAICTDNAGLHNVRLPFEYETLLTYDIIGFEELKACQDAAFRHAFAWTHPQRPELILSTILRADAEPSEEFPRSGNGNGQFNAVAQEVTESSR; encoded by the coding sequence GTGACGCTATATGCCGAATTGCACCGCCATCTGGGTGGCTCCGTAGTCCCGCGTATTCTTTGGCGCTACTTTCAGCGCAATCAGGCAGATCTGGCGGGACGATTTGCCGACTATGCCGAGTTTGAGGATTTTTATACGCGCCCGCGCAATACGCTGGCGGAATATCTAGAGTTGCATACGCTGGTGGAAAGCGTGCAGACGGAAGACACGCTACCCTACTTTATCTATCGCCTGATGCGTGGGGCTTACGTGTTTGAAAATTTGGCGTATTTGGAATTGCGCTATACGCCGTATTTGCGGACACCGGAGCATCTTAGCCAGGGCGATCGCATCTCATTAATGAGCCAGATTGTGGAGGTCGTGGGCCGCGCCAGCCAGATTGTCGAGTATCCCATCGTCACTAGCCAAATCCTCTGTATGCACTCGCGGCTACCCTACGAAGTAAACCGGGCGATCGTCGATCTGGCGGCGGCGCGGCGCGACGTGGTGTGTGGCGTGGATTTGGCAGGTGGAGACGGGCTGTATGGCGATCGCCTCGATGAATTCATCCGGCTATATGACTACGCGCGATCGCTCGGTCTCAACACCACCGGGCACTTGTATGAAACCGAAGAAGGCTGCTACCCCGAACTTTTGCCCTACCTGATGCGGATCGGCCACGGCATCCAGATTCCGCTAAAGCACCCCGAACTGTTGCCCCAGGTGGCCGCCCAGGATCAATGCCTGGAGGTCTGCCCCACCACGTATCTGAAAACCGGCACGCTGCAAGACCTGCATCAGCTTAAGGTCGTCTTCGACCGCTGCTTTGAGGCGGGCGTGGATATCGCCATCTGTACTGACAACGCTGGACTGCATAACGTGCGGTTGCCGTTTGAATATGAAACGCTGCTGACCTACGACATCATTGGCTTTGAGGAGCTAAAAGCCTGCCAGGATGCCGCCTTCCGCCATGCCTTTGCCTGGACTCATCCGCAGCGACCAGAGCTAATATTAAGTACCATTTTACGGGCTGATGCAGAGCCATCTGAGGAGTTCCCGCGCTCAGGCAACGGCAACGGACAATTCAATGCTGTGGCACAAGAGGTAACAGAGTCCTCGCGCTAG